A genomic window from Peromyscus maniculatus bairdii isolate BWxNUB_F1_BW_parent chromosome 1, HU_Pman_BW_mat_3.1, whole genome shotgun sequence includes:
- the LOC102924306 gene encoding SAGA-associated factor 29 has translation MALVSADSRIAELLTELHQLIKQTQEERSRSEHNLVNIQKTHERMQTENKISPYYRTKLRGLYTTAKADAEAECNILRKALDKIAEIKSLLEERRIAAKIAGLYNDSEPPRKTMRRGVLMTLLQQSAMTLPLWIGKPGDKPPPLCGAIPASGDYVAKPGDKVAARVKAVDGDEQWILAEVVSYSHATNKYEVDDIDEEGKERHTLSRRRIIPLPQWKANPETDPEALFQKEQLVLALYPQTTCFYRALIHTPPQRPQDDYSVLFEDTSYADGYSPPLNVAQRYVVACKEPKKK, from the exons ATGGCCCTCGTTTCTGCTGATTCCCGAATTGCAGAGCTTCTCACAGAGCTCCATCAGCTGATCAAGCAAACCCAG GAAGAGCGTTCGAGGAGCGAGCACAACTTGGTGAACATCCAGAAAACCCATGAGCGAATGCAGACTGAGAACAAGA TCTCTCCTTATTACCGGACAAAGCTGCGTGGTCTCTACACAACTGCCAAGGCTGATGCGGAGGCTGAGTGCAA CATCCTCCGCAAAGCGCTGGATAAGATAGCTGAGATCAAGTCTCTGTTGGAAGAGAGGCGGATCG CGGCCAAGATCGCAGGTCTCTACAATGACTCGGAGCCCCCACGGAAGACCATGCGCAGAGGGGTGCTGATGACGCTGCTGCAGCAGTCAGCCATGACCCTGCCCCTCTGGATCGGGAAGCCTGGTGacaa GCCCCCACCGCTCTGTGGAGCCATTCCAGCCTCAGGGGACTATGTGGCCAAACCTGGAGACAAGGTGGCTGCTAGAGTGAAGGCTGTGGATGGGGATGAGCAGTGGATCCTGGCTGAAGTAGTCAGTTACAGCCATGCTACCAACAA GTATGAGGTAGACGACATTGATGAAGAAGGGAAAGA GAGACACACCCTGAGCCGGCGGCGCATCATCCCACTGCCCCAGTGGAAAGCTAACCCCGAGACAGACCCCGAGGCCTTGTTTCAGAAGGAGCAGCTGGTGCTGGCCCTATATCCCCAGACCACCTGCTTCTACCGTGCCCTGATCCACACCCCCCCACAGCGG CCTCAGGATGACTACTCAGTCCTGTTTGAAGACACCTCCTATGCAGATGGCTACTCCCCTCCTCTCAATGTGGCCCAGAGGTACGTGGTGGCTTGTAAGGAGCCCAAGAAAAAGTGA